In Oryzias latipes chromosome 6, ASM223467v1, the sequence CCTGCatccattttgttttataatgGCCGTTGGGGTGGGGGCTGCATTAAATGTCTCTATGTTcagtgttttaatgttttgtttccttCTCCCTTCCTTCTGTTTGTCCCTGTTCTCTGATTCTGCAGGATGCTGTTTTGTAACTTTTTATACAAGAAAAGCTGCACTGGAggcccagaatgcactgcacaACATAAAGACCTTAAGTGGGGTGAGTAAGCACAGCATGGGCTGCTTTTAGCTACATGAGCCCCCCTGCAACTACCATGCAGACTAGCCAATACTGAGCTCTTGGTTTACTGAGCTTCTGCCTGGCTCGTCATATTCCTTGGCTTCCATTATCACAAAAACCAGAGGAAAGGGTCTAAATTAAATTTTGCAAAGCTGACCCAACCATTAACGGAATGCAGGTGAAAATTTACCATGCTAAATCAAGAatattttggtttcttttccAACACAACATAATCCCttattttagaaaatcttttatttcCATGCTCTGTTCCTTTTCTGATATTTTACGTCTCCCATAACAGTGTCTAGATTTGAATCATTGTCTCATGAGGATCATTACCTTTATGAACCAATGTTCCtacttttttgtcaaattttgaaGCATCTTTCTTAAAAAGAACggtacatttgtattttttttaaacagtttgccAAAGCTTTTTAGAAAAGTGTATTAAATGTACTTGGCAACAACAGCTCTCCCCGGGCGTGCCTGTCCTGTGCAACATTTTTATATTCATCCAAAGTATGCCGTGTTGAAAGAGGTGTTTGAGTGAGAGGGAGCAGCCTGCTGCCGAATCAAAGTGCTTCACGCAACTTAGCAAAATAAcattaggggaaaaaaaggaaatgtaacactaaagtttttatatttaatgtgAAGAAACTAGTAATTGTACTAAAACTCTTTACCTACCttatattcttctttttttttttactttttccaaaaacaaatttttaaagaCCATATTGAAGTCTCTCAAGGTGGCCGTCTTTCAAATCAAAAACTCCGCTATAAAAAAGGCAGTAGCTTGTTTAATCCCCAATGTCTGTTATGCCTGTAAATCACTCTAGTTGACTCTTTGGTCAATAAGAGCCTCCACTGGGAATTAAAACGGCATTCAAGTCTAGTTTAAGAGGAGTTGCTGTCACTGAGGTTACAGGTAAATATTGAACTGGATTGATAAATGAGCCTATCAGGTTGGCTATACAATTCAAGCTCTTTTTACTAGACGATCTGTCAACCAGACATTTCAAATTAAGTGTGGTTCAGCACCTCACTACCCAAATCCTTATCCTCTTCCCACTGTTTCTGGCATCCATTGCAGGTGACTGACTGCCTTGCATGCTAGGGGAAAAAGCTTGTTTCTCTTTTGGttttctctccttctctgcCTTCCTTTTCTTGGTCACCAATGCCAGCCAGTCCACACACTGAGAGGGCCATCTGtctatttttcctctttcaggCCCTCAGAAAACACTTTTCAGACGTGGACTGTTCTGGTGTTTGACTACATTTTCTCTTTTACGTCCACACAGAATgtcaattttaaataatttcttttctaCTTCCGTTTAGGTTTCCTTTATTATATTAAGTCCCACAATGACAGATCAAGCagcttttcagtttttaatggAACATGCTCAAGAAGGAGCTGCATGTTTATTCTAGTAAAATCAGGAGAAGGCTTCTTTCTGATTAGTTGGAGGACGAAGTGGCATCATTTCAACTTTACAGTGCATTTGAAAGCACTGCCAATGCAGCATGTCTGTTTATCTTGTTGCTAAATAATCACTGAGGAAATTATGGGTGTTGTAAAGCAAAATCAATAAGTTCAAATGGAAGTCTACACTTCTGCTGAAAGTGAAATGGGAGACCATGGAGTTTGCTCCATGCCTCCAGCTCTTAtatgccccccaccccaccccctgaATCTGGCAGCAGAAAAGGCTGCTTGTCCTGCAGGTGGACAATGAAACAGGATGATTGCTGAAAAATGCAACAGTTTGTCTAAAAAAGCACTTGTGATAAGCATTTCTACCACATTTAGATATTGTATAAACTATTATTCATGCTTGcttgttttcctcctcagaTGCATCACCCTATTCAGATGAAACCTGCTGATAGTGAGAAAACAACTGGTATGTGTTTCTGAATTTGAGTTTGGgattaaggaaaaataaatgttttatttagagaaatgtttaaatatttgagAAAGGTACGACTTTGAAGCAAAATTACGGCAGAAAttcagttttctaaaataaaatttaatgttAATGGTAttgaaagaacatttttaaagttggaGACGcatgaaaaacaagaacattgcAAATAAAAAACGTTCCTGAGAGTTTAAGAGTAAATAAGAATTGTTGAAGTACAAGGATGTAGTAGGGTGCCTAATTGTGTGAcagttttctccttttcttcagCGGTGGAAGACAGAAAACTCTTTATTGGAATGGTCTCAAAGAAGTACGGCGAGAACGAGGTCAGAATGATGTTCTCGTCCTTTGGACAGATCGAAGAGTGCCGAATTCTCCGGGGGCCAGACGGTCAGAGCAGAGGTGGGTGTGCTTTTAGCTTAAAAGTACTCCGTCAAAACCACCACTTTCAGACCAGCGGAGAAGACATTCTCATAAAGTATTCATACAAGTCCCTCCTTACTTGATTTAACCCTTTATGGGTACTGtccacatatttatttttaagacagTCTGCAGCCTTTTAGGAGAGAGAGGAGTCCTTTGACATGGAACTGGAAATTGATGAAAACTGGAAGAGTtgcatttttgtcatatttagcAGAAGGCAGTCATTTCCACAAGGTCTGCACACATCTGAGggaaaaaccacacacacacacacacacaaactgtaTAGTTACAACAGTGTTTGTAGCCTGGTGATCATGTTCCAGCATGACATCCCATAACTGCACCTGAAATGTAATGCCTTCTTTTCACCACATTTTTGCAGCACTTTATAAGAAATAAAACtgttataaaaaatacagttgttATCTAGGCAACTCAGAAACTGGGttccactgttttttaaaagtggTATTTTAGATGAAGGGTTTTATTTTGGTcagtaacaaaagaaaaacctttaacaTTAGGATATATCACTTAAAATTACATTGCTGTAATTTTTTAATATAGATTACACATGTATCTGTTTTGTTATATCCCTTTTTTATGACCCAAGTAGTTGGTATGTTAGCAGAAGTGGGATGTATGAATGTAGAAATCAGTCCGTACAGCTTGTCAAAGCGTGCGCTCCTGCATGGCGGTGGGTCATAAAGGGTTGAGCCCCGTCACCCCCTCCCAAGTGCTTCGCCGTTTACCATCAGTCGCACCTTTTTCATCCCCATAGTGTGTCCCTTTATAACTGTGCCATTCATCCCCCACATCTCAAAGTGAGGGGCCGCTGCACTCGCTGTGCGACTCAGTTGGCTGTCGCCTTGGCAACTGCTAGCTGCTGGTGTTCGTAGGCTCAGCTGGCAGGCGACTGGGCTCTGCTCCTCCTGTACCACCTCCTCCATCACAAACGGCAAAAGGCTGGAATTAGCCAGTCACTGATTCTTCTGCATAAAGCACAAGTTAGCACTGAGTGCTGGAATGCAGTATCCTCCCCTAATGAGACAGTTGAGCCTTAATTTTGTGTTCTTCTGTACACGATGTTCCTACAATTAAGGAAGAAAATGGGCTTTTGTAGCCTTGGATGTTGGCAGGGCTTATTTATTTAGCTGATCTGTGTGTAGGTGTCTGCATTTTTATGTGTATATAATCATGTTGAGTGTTTCTCCATGACATCACCTTGTCAAGCCTCTCTTGGCTGCGAGTTATTGCGTCGATCATTGCGCTTATGTGACACGTGTTAATGTTCTCCTCGTTGTGTTCTTTCTCAATGTGCTAACCAGTAAGGGTGGTTCTGTGTGCTTGGAGTTGGCATTCTCTGTACTGTAATGTCCTTTTTTTGGGGATTCATAACGAGTTGTCcaatcctttttttgtcttgttttgtttcttcttgtcccctccctctcccccctcccctctcctattgtccctccctccctccctcccctaCAGGCTGTGCGTTTGTCACATTTGCTACCAGAGCAATGGCACAGAATGCAATCAAAACCATGCATCACTCTCAAACTATGGAGGTACTGTACCCCTTAGCACCTATTTCTCATTTCCCTTTTCCCCCCACTCATACATTTTGCTGCCCCCTTGTGTTGAAAGGATGACAAACACGATGGCATCAATTCTGCCGAGTTTCGGTCATGTACAGAACTAAATCTATTTGCcaactgtttttaatatttcagaTCTCACACCCTGAGCTGACATGACCCAAGACTTtatttaactgtattttttggtTAAAGTAACACGATTCTCTTTGTGAGTCTGTCTATCTTTCAAACACAAGGAAACAGACCCACTGCTTCAAATATAggctaacaaaaataaattgagGCTACTGCTGCCATCCTATTAGATTTCTTCAAAAAACTGGGGCTGAGGTCCCAGATAACCAGTGGATTCTTTCTGCAAGTAGAGCAGCAATAATTGAACAGCTAGGTCAGAGGCTCCCAGTGAAGCATCAGACCAAATCTAATTAGAAAGCTCAACCAAACTAAACACTTTTTACAAGAGTAAATGTGGGCCCCCTCAGCGGGGGGGTCCACCTATTCTCCCCATATCACATCCTCCCTAATATTTAAGTCGCCATGGGAGGTGCTGCTGATGCAAAAGCCATTTGCCCAATCTAGCCTGGTCCTTGTCTGGCTTTTAACTCGCGGACTTCGGCACCGCATGCCTTGTCCATGCGTCTCTGAACAATATGTGATGTCTGTTTGCAAGGTTGTGTGTATTGTATTGCATTTTTCCCCTTATTGTCTACTGACATTCTCTTGTTAGAGTGTCTGTTTCTAAATGTTCATCTGTTCTGTGCTTTTTGTAAACAAAGTTCAGCTCCGCAGAGCGCTGAAAGGACTGTTTTTGCGCCATCTTCCCATGGCTCTCTTGGAATGTGGCctggctctgctctgctctgctctgcatgGCAGTTGTCCTCAATGTCATAGATTTGCTATGAATACAAACGGTCTTACAAaaatgcccccctcccccttcctattttacttcaaaaataccttgtaaaaaaacaaatcctttaATTAATGTTAGTGTGGTGGAAGTGGTTTCATCtgtatgttttgtttctttttttttttttgtcttggtgCTCCAGGGTTGTTCCTCCCCTTTGGTAGTGAAGTTTGCCGACACACAGAGGGATAAGGAGCAGCGGCgcttgcagcagcagctggtgcaACAGATTCAGCAGCTTAACAATGCCTCAACATGGGGAaacctggctgggctggggacACTCACGCCACAGTATCTGGCTGTAAGTATTGCTCAAATGGACTGTGTAATTACACCTGTATCCCCATGTGGCTCACAGCCACTTTCTATAAACCATGTTCAGGTATGGAAAACTTAACAGCTACAAAAGCTGTGCAGCCTTAATTATTtatggtttgtttttaaaagatatttatctttttctttaacttcaGCCTAAACTATGAACTGGTTTTCTCTGCTCAGTCTAAAACAAACCTGTGACTTGAATGTGTATTTTCTAATTCTGACCAAAGGTTCATGTGACTTAAACAAGAACAAATGAGCGCTTTGTCTgatataaagacaaaaaaagtttatatttgcagtagaattcatttttgtttaaaggtaAATAGATTTGTTGTTCAACACAAATGAGatatttttaaaggtaaaaaaaaacatttttcctttgcCCTGATAACCtgtaatcaataaaaaaatgtatctttaattTAGATTCCAAGTAGGCtgttttttcattgaaattaaaaatccttttggccttttttttttttcaaactctgcttttcttttattgttgtcAACAGTTGCTCCAACAGGCTACTTCCACCAGTAACCAAGGCAGTTTCAATAGCATACAGAGGCTAGGAGGTGAGTGTTTAGCCTCAATGTGAAACCACAGTTCGGTCAATATGAAAACATGTACTTCTCAAGCTAGCAACGCTGTGATTTTTATACAGTAACGCAAATATGTCTGCTGGTTTATCAACAAAGCAGTCAGTTCTGTGTGTCAGAATCCTCCATCAAATGTGAAGGGGTCTGATGAATAGGATGCAGTTATTTTTCTGCTCTTTATTTTGTGCAGCTACTTTGTTTTAGGATTGTGCTGAAATGTTAGGATAATATAAATTGCTCACATTGTCCTAAGTACAGCCATCATTGACAGAAGAAAACCGTTTCTGTTCCTTAAGTGAAATTCAAATTGACGCAATAAACAAAGGTTTTCCCGAACTGGATTTATCTGAGAATATAACCATAAACGTGGCTGATTATGACTTCTGTTTCTTTGCACTCTCAGCGGGTGTGAATCCTCTTCAGCTGCAGAACTTGGCGACgctggctgcagctgcagctgcagcccagAGTTCTGCCAGCCCAGCATCAACCAGTGCACTCTCTACAAACAGTGGAGCCCTCGGGGCTTTGGCCAGTCCAGGTGTGGGTTTTGTTCTCTCCCGTCTTTATCTTTGGATGAACTGGatgattgtgtttttgtctggtTTCTTCTTATATAttaaatgacactttttttgttttgtttttaatgaaatcagCCATACAGAAAATATTGCAAGTTTTTGGCAGCTTCAtttatgaaaacttttttttttttttaagtagaattGATGAATTGCCTTGTTTTTGGCAGCTGGCTCAACAGCAGGGACCAGCGCTGCCATGAACACTCTGGCATCTCTCGGTACACTACAGGGTCTAACTGGGAACTCTGTGGGCCTCAACAACCTTAATGCTCTAACCAGCAGCGTCAGTGGTAAGAAAAAAGCGCTTTCTAGTTGGCTGTAATTCAGACCCTTAATTAAAATGCAACAAAGTCCTCGAAGTCAGTAAGCAACATTGCAGACATTGTACTTTTAAAGTGTcgatttaaaaccattttttattaGTCTAAAGGCTGTAATATTTCTATGTCTGTGGTCACGTGAGCTTTCCAAAAAACAATTGGTTTAGAAACtgaaaagcgttttttttttagttttttatggattacagccttagtcacaactgccctatGGTTGATTAATGGGTAAATTTGTACGGCGCACGCAGTTGAGCtgcatgaaatatcaaggtcataggtcattttttttctatgggtatGCTGTGAGCGATAGCAATTgatctaaaaaatgaaaaaaatctcctGTTCTTTATTCTATTAAGCTCCAGAGTTTCTAGAGGTTCCAAAATCTTGACCAGAAAGCTCTTTTGGCACTACAGGTATGGGGGCTATGAATGGTGGCTTGGGAGCCTCAATGGCTAACGGGTCAGCTGCCAGCTCCATGGACGCTCTGACGCAGGCCTACTCAGGGATGCAGCAGTACACAGCCTCTGCCCTGCCCTCACTTTACAGCCAGACTCTCATACAGCAGAGCATAGCTGGCAGCCAGAAAGAAGGTGAGCAGATGCCTAGCACACACACCCAGCTCACAAATGTCAGATAACTTTTATACCAGCATGTTGGATTTGTGAGTCCAAGCCCGTTTGTAACTTAAGCCCCTGGTTCTCTTCACAAATGGAGTAGGGCCAGAGGGCGCCAATCTTTTCATCTACCACCTGCCGCAGGAGTTCGGGGACCAAGACCTTCTGCAGATGTTCATGCCTTTTGGAAATGTGGTCTCTGCCAAAGTCTTCATTGACAAACAGACCAATCTGAGCAAGTGCTTTGGTGAGGAGCTCAGTAAATTTCTAAGCCATTACAGATGTATGGCATGCTGCGCCgcacttttgttttgaaaaatctgCATTCAGTAGACTCAAGTCTTTGTTACAGAAATGTGCATAGCCCATGTGCATTGATGAAGTGACAAAAGATCTTTTAGTTAACAAAATAAGTGAACAAGAACGGACATTTTATCTGGAAAGGCACTAATTTTGCTACATTTTGGAACTTTCCTGGACTTCTACTTCCATCTGTtgacttttatatttaaagaatGGCTTTAATTCAAATAGTCTGCTAATTGGGATGAAGGTTTTCTCAAATATCTGTAGAAACTGAATTTAATTGGAAAGTCTCATAAAATTGCAGcacaagcatttttttctactcAGATTTTCCTGATTTCCTTGGGGTTTGATGTTTGTTATTTCTGAGTGACGGTCGCTGTGTTTCTGTGCGTAACGCACGCTTCTGCCTCCGTTCTCAGGGTTCGTCAGCTACGACAATCCTGTGTCTGCGCAGGCTGCCATCCAGGCCATGAATGGTTTCCAGATCGGCATGAAGAGGTTGAAGGTTCAGCTGAAACGCTCCAAGAACGACAGCAAACCCTACTGATCCTCACCAGGGGTCTCCCCCTTCCCAGCTCTAATGCTAGCACTGCTAGGGTAAGTTCACCCTCCAGCCAAGGTCACCACAGCAGAGACTAAGCGGGGTAAAGGAAAACAGCACACCCCAGGAGGGACACTTACCcttttccacacacacaaaaaaaatgaattaaattaaaaaaagaggtgaAAAAAGTTTGCAATGATCCTTCTGCATTTTGCTGTATTTCATTCCTGCAGTTTTGTCATGTACTTTGAGTCtgagaaaatattttaatgtatatGATTATTTATGACTATCACTGGAGTCAGTGTTCGCTGAAGGTATTGGTGTCTTGTATTTAGTAGAGAACATCCGGTTTGCCGCCTCATTGCCTTCAGGTCAAACGAGACAGGTTGATTTAGCATCAGTTGTATTTAAAGGTCTAAAGCGGCGTTGACCCCGAAGCCCAGAGCTTCAACCTGCATTTGGCTTTTTACGTTGTCCGTCATTTGTTGATCGTTAATGTGAAAATGCTGCAGTCTTGGTGTGTTCAGTCTTTCATCGCCTTACCTCTcctctgcccccccctcccccaccgcTCACTCTATTATCCCAGTTGTGTTGAGCTAGGCTGCCTCCCTTCCTCTGTTAACATCCagtcattccatccatccaagtCTCCCACAAAGGGCTGGCTTTAGATGGATCTCTTTGGGTGCCAAGTGTACAGTATGTGCATGTCAGTCTGCCATATGTCCTGGTGGTGTCACTTCCTTAAATctgtgtattgtttttgtgtatcggaaggggggggggggggggcgcgtTTGTTGACTCTTGTCTTACTCTGTGTGGTGATTAgtgttacttttgttttgtttttttgtgcctcATGGCTAAACGATTCTTGTGCCGTACCCCTAACTTTCTCTTCTCTCTGTTCTGTCTCTCCTCTCTTCGtgtttttgttcctcttttcttttgttgcttttttagaaCAAATCTCCAtgcctgtttgctcatcattaGCCTAGCATGTCTTCATGATGTTAAAAGCCAAGCCAACTCCCCCCCTTCCCGGCCTCATCATCCCACCATTGTCTGTGATGTCTCTCTAAGCTCGCCTGACCAATACCTGGCCACCCACTGACCCTGACCTTAGCTCGACCTGATTTTTCTGCATGTAAATTCATtcgttttcttgttttttgctttttgtgaggAAATGTGACTGGCGCAGAGGTCAAGCAATCAATGTGAAAACTGCTTGGAATTCATTTAAGAgagcttgttttctgttttgttttgcaaatgttttaagAACCTGTggaatttcttatttttaatttagctttgttattttgttttaatgtttttctttttacctctcAGTAAAGTT encodes:
- the LOC101175076 gene encoding CUGBP Elav-like family member 2 isoform X3; its protein translation is MLEHSSELALVQSLYANSMRCPPSAAGISVRNEDLPMSNGNSNKMNGSLEHMDQPDPDAIKMFVGQIPRSWTETELKELFEPFGAVYQINILRDRAQNPPQSKGCCFVTFYTRKAALEAQNALHNIKTLSGMHHPIQMKPADSEKTTVFSFSSAVEDRKLFIGMVSKKYGENEVRMMFSSFGQIEECRILRGPDGQSRGCAFVTFATRAMAQNAIKTMHHSQTMEGCSSPLVVKFADTQRDKEQRRLQQQLVQQIQQLNNASTWGNLAGLGTLTPQYLALLQQATSTSNQGSFNSIQRLGAGVNPLQLQNLATLAAAAAAAQSSASPASTSALSTNSGALGALASPAGTSAAMNTLASLGTLQGLTGNSVGLNNLNALTSSVSGMGAMNGGLGASMANGSAASSMDALTQAYSGMQQYTASALPSLYSQTLIQQSIAGSQKEVGPEGANLFIYHLPQEFGDQDLLQMFMPFGNVVSAKVFIDKQTNLSKCFGFVSYDNPVSAQAAIQAMNGFQIGMKRLKVQLKRSKNDSKPY
- the LOC101175076 gene encoding CUGBP Elav-like family member 2 isoform X4; amino-acid sequence: MLEHSSELALVQSLYANSMRCPPSAAGISVRNEDLPMSNGNSNKMNGSLEHMDQPDPDAIKMFVGQIPRSWTETELKELFEPFGAVYQINILRDRAQNPPQSKGCCFVTFYTRKAALEAQNALHNIKTLSGMHHPIQMKPADSEKTTVFSFSSAVEDRKLFIGMVSKKYGENEVRMMFSSFGQIEECRILRGPDGQSRGCAFVTFATRAMAQNAIKTMHHSQTMEGCSSPLVVKFADTQRDKEQRRLQQQLVQQIQQLNNASTWGNLAGLGTLTPQYLALLQQATSTSNQGSFNSIQRLGAGVNPLQLQNLATLAAAAAAAQSSASPASTSALSTNSGALGALASPAGTSAAMNTLASLGTLQGLTGNSVGLNNLNALTSSVSGMGAMNGGLGASMANGSAASSMDALTQAYSGMQQYTASALPSLYSQTLIQQSIAGSQKEGPEGANLFIYHLPQEFGDQDLLQMFMPFGNVVSAKVFIDKQTNLSKCFGFVSYDNPVSAQAAIQAMNGFQIGMKRLKVQLKRSKNDSKPY
- the LOC101175076 gene encoding CUGBP Elav-like family member 2 isoform X1 encodes the protein MLEHSSELALVQSLYANSMRCPPSAAGISVRNEDLPMSNGNSNKMNGSLEHMDQPDPDAIKMFVGQIPRSWTETELKELFEPFGAVYQINILRDRAQNPPQSKGCCFVTFYTRKAALEAQNALHNIKTLSGMHHPIQMKPADSEKTTVFSFSSAVEDRKLFIGMVSKKYGENEVRMMFSSFGQIEECRILRGPDGQSRGCAFVTFATRAMAQNAIKTMHHSQTMEGCSSPLVVKFADTQRDKEQRRLQQQLVQQIQQLNNASTWGNLAGLGTLTPQYLALLQQATSTSNQGSFNSIQRLGAGVNPLQLQNLATLAAAAAAAQSSASPASTSALSTNSGALGALASPAGSTAGTSAAMNTLASLGTLQGLTGNSVGLNNLNALTSSVSGMGAMNGGLGASMANGSAASSMDALTQAYSGMQQYTASALPSLYSQTLIQQSIAGSQKEVGPEGANLFIYHLPQEFGDQDLLQMFMPFGNVVSAKVFIDKQTNLSKCFGFVSYDNPVSAQAAIQAMNGFQIGMKRLKVQLKRSKNDSKPY
- the LOC101175076 gene encoding CUGBP Elav-like family member 2 isoform X2, whose amino-acid sequence is MLEHSSELALVQSLYANSMRCPPSAAGISVRNEDLPMSNGNSNKMNGSLEHMDQPDPDAIKMFVGQIPRSWTETELKELFEPFGAVYQINILRDRAQNPPQSKGCCFVTFYTRKAALEAQNALHNIKTLSGMHHPIQMKPADSEKTTVFSFSSAVEDRKLFIGMVSKKYGENEVRMMFSSFGQIEECRILRGPDGQSRGCAFVTFATRAMAQNAIKTMHHSQTMEGCSSPLVVKFADTQRDKEQRRLQQQLVQQIQQLNNASTWGNLAGLGTLTPQYLALLQQATSTSNQGSFNSIQRLGAGVNPLQLQNLATLAAAAAAAQSSASPASTSALSTNSGALGALASPAGSTAGTSAAMNTLASLGTLQGLTGNSVGLNNLNALTSSVSGMGAMNGGLGASMANGSAASSMDALTQAYSGMQQYTASALPSLYSQTLIQQSIAGSQKEGPEGANLFIYHLPQEFGDQDLLQMFMPFGNVVSAKVFIDKQTNLSKCFGFVSYDNPVSAQAAIQAMNGFQIGMKRLKVQLKRSKNDSKPY
- the LOC101175076 gene encoding CUGBP Elav-like family member 2 isoform X5 yields the protein MLEHSSELALVQSLYANSMRCPPSAAGISVRNEDLPMSNGNSNKMNGSLEHMDQPDPDAIKMFVGQIPRSWTETELKELFEPFGAVYQINILRDRAQNPPQSKGCCFVTFYTRKAALEAQNALHNIKTLSGMHHPIQMKPADSEKTTAVEDRKLFIGMVSKKYGENEVRMMFSSFGQIEECRILRGPDGQSRGCAFVTFATRAMAQNAIKTMHHSQTMEGCSSPLVVKFADTQRDKEQRRLQQQLVQQIQQLNNASTWGNLAGLGTLTPQYLALLQQATSTSNQGSFNSIQRLGAGVNPLQLQNLATLAAAAAAAQSSASPASTSALSTNSGALGALASPAGSTAGTSAAMNTLASLGTLQGLTGNSVGLNNLNALTSSVSGMGAMNGGLGASMANGSAASSMDALTQAYSGMQQYTASALPSLYSQTLIQQSIAGSQKEVGPEGANLFIYHLPQEFGDQDLLQMFMPFGNVVSAKVFIDKQTNLSKCFGFVSYDNPVSAQAAIQAMNGFQIGMKRLKVQLKRSKNDSKPY
- the LOC101175076 gene encoding CUGBP Elav-like family member 2 isoform X6; translated protein: MLEHSSELALVQSLYANSMRCPPSAAGISVRNEDLPMSNGNSNKMNGSLEHMDQPDPDAIKMFVGQIPRSWTETELKELFEPFGAVYQINILRDRAQNPPQSKGCCFVTFYTRKAALEAQNALHNIKTLSGMHHPIQMKPADSEKTTAVEDRKLFIGMVSKKYGENEVRMMFSSFGQIEECRILRGPDGQSRGCAFVTFATRAMAQNAIKTMHHSQTMEGCSSPLVVKFADTQRDKEQRRLQQQLVQQIQQLNNASTWGNLAGLGTLTPQYLALLQQATSTSNQGSFNSIQRLGAGVNPLQLQNLATLAAAAAAAQSSASPASTSALSTNSGALGALASPAGSTAGTSAAMNTLASLGTLQGLTGNSVGLNNLNALTSSVSGMGAMNGGLGASMANGSAASSMDALTQAYSGMQQYTASALPSLYSQTLIQQSIAGSQKEGPEGANLFIYHLPQEFGDQDLLQMFMPFGNVVSAKVFIDKQTNLSKCFGFVSYDNPVSAQAAIQAMNGFQIGMKRLKVQLKRSKNDSKPY
- the LOC101175076 gene encoding CUGBP Elav-like family member 2 isoform X7, which encodes MTTTYNLDFLPLTESRLLTSSDTINGNSNKMNGSLEHMDQPDPDAIKMFVGQIPRSWTETELKELFEPFGAVYQINILRDRAQNPPQSKGCCFVTFYTRKAALEAQNALHNIKTLSGMHHPIQMKPADSEKTTVFSFSSAVEDRKLFIGMVSKKYGENEVRMMFSSFGQIEECRILRGPDGQSRGCAFVTFATRAMAQNAIKTMHHSQTMEGCSSPLVVKFADTQRDKEQRRLQQQLVQQIQQLNNASTWGNLAGLGTLTPQYLALLQQATSTSNQGSFNSIQRLGAGVNPLQLQNLATLAAAAAAAQSSASPASTSALSTNSGALGALASPAGSTAGTSAAMNTLASLGTLQGLTGNSVGLNNLNALTSSVSGMGAMNGGLGASMANGSAASSMDALTQAYSGMQQYTASALPSLYSQTLIQQSIAGSQKEVGPEGANLFIYHLPQEFGDQDLLQMFMPFGNVVSAKVFIDKQTNLSKCFGFVSYDNPVSAQAAIQAMNGFQIGMKRLKVQLKRSKNDSKPY
- the LOC101175076 gene encoding CUGBP Elav-like family member 2 isoform X8, whose amino-acid sequence is MTTTYNLDFLPLTESRLLTSSDTINGNSNKMNGSLEHMDQPDPDAIKMFVGQIPRSWTETELKELFEPFGAVYQINILRDRAQNPPQSKGCCFVTFYTRKAALEAQNALHNIKTLSGMHHPIQMKPADSEKTTAVEDRKLFIGMVSKKYGENEVRMMFSSFGQIEECRILRGPDGQSRGCAFVTFATRAMAQNAIKTMHHSQTMEGCSSPLVVKFADTQRDKEQRRLQQQLVQQIQQLNNASTWGNLAGLGTLTPQYLALLQQATSTSNQGSFNSIQRLGAGVNPLQLQNLATLAAAAAAAQSSASPASTSALSTNSGALGALASPAGSTAGTSAAMNTLASLGTLQGLTGNSVGLNNLNALTSSVSGMGAMNGGLGASMANGSAASSMDALTQAYSGMQQYTASALPSLYSQTLIQQSIAGSQKEVGPEGANLFIYHLPQEFGDQDLLQMFMPFGNVVSAKVFIDKQTNLSKCFGFVSYDNPVSAQAAIQAMNGFQIGMKRLKVQLKRSKNDSKPY
- the LOC101175076 gene encoding CUGBP Elav-like family member 2 isoform X9, giving the protein MTTTYNLDFLPLTESRLLTSSDTINGNSNKMNGSLEHMDQPDPDAIKMFVGQIPRSWTETELKELFEPFGAVYQINILRDRAQNPPQSKGCCFVTFYTRKAALEAQNALHNIKTLSGMHHPIQMKPADSEKTTAVEDRKLFIGMVSKKYGENEVRMMFSSFGQIEECRILRGPDGQSRGCAFVTFATRAMAQNAIKTMHHSQTMEGCSSPLVVKFADTQRDKEQRRLQQQLVQQIQQLNNASTWGNLAGLGTLTPQYLALLQQATSTSNQGSFNSIQRLGAGVNPLQLQNLATLAAAAAAAQSSASPASTSALSTNSGALGALASPAGSTAGTSAAMNTLASLGTLQGLTGNSVGLNNLNALTSSVSGMGAMNGGLGASMANGSAASSMDALTQAYSGMQQYTASALPSLYSQTLIQQSIAGSQKEGPEGANLFIYHLPQEFGDQDLLQMFMPFGNVVSAKVFIDKQTNLSKCFGFVSYDNPVSAQAAIQAMNGFQIGMKRLKVQLKRSKNDSKPY